TAAACACAGACTACAGTTGCCTAGTTATTTGatggaatttaatttatttgaaatgGCATCCATGTTGCACACATTACCTACTGTTGAATAGATCTCATGTTCAGCTTGTCAAAAGCATATCTGTACACAGttgcaattgtttttaattatgtacTTCTTAATTTATTCAGATATTGTTATCCTGTCATCATTGCTTTGGGAATTCTGAGATCATTGTTGGTATTTAATGGGGTAAAGGCACAAACAGGAAGTGGAATtatatccagctgtttctatCCCCACAGCCTCCTTCAAGAATAAGTAAAAACTAATGcccaatgtaaaataaagttttagaaACTGTTCTCAATGTGTGGGTCATTGCTGTTTTAAGATGAATGTTATAATAGTGAAGCGCTTGACcatttaaaaatcattatttttaaattttcccagaatagttcatttttaatttaagcatttaaatctttcttttgtttaattatttgaGTAATAATACTAGCTGGAATATGTATTTTATGggaaatgttgttgttttgctttgcaactggttgttgtttttacatGTACTAATTTGAGCAATAACAGCTTAGCTTTTCCCATCCATCCACTATTGGAAAGGAGCCTTTTTCTGGCAGGGATCAGGGCAAACCTACCAACAACTCTTCCATAAGCACATGGCTCAAAGTGGACAAAATCCAATGTTAAGTAGAGTTTCCCTTCTGTCTGAAAGGCATAGTGCAATTTGACTGTAAAAGGGTGATTTACTTCCACCAGTATGtcccattccatttttggatCGATCCCTCACtttcaaacacattttcttcaGCACTCACTGGACGGGCAGCATTTTACTGCAGGACACACGCAAGAACATGGGGCTAATACAGAGATGCCATCATATACACAGCATCTCTCCAACCAAATTGTTCTTTAAGCCTCATCCCCTTTCTGTTTTAATGGCAGGGTTTCAATGCCAGCTTGTCTCGAAGCACCCCAGTGAACATGGAGCCTTGCGGTGAACCTGACTATCACCCTGGTGTAAAAATACTAAATACCTTCTGTCCTTCTGGGTGGGAAAAGGAAAAGATTCCAGAAGTAAATTGCTCAAGCCACTTCTGTACCAGGCTTTTCTCCCCCTCCTCAGGGAAGTGCCATGCCCTGCTATAAACTCCTGGGGCAAGCGAGCACAGTACCTCAGGCCTGCGTTATTCAGGTGCTGtcacaccaccaccaccagttcTGTGCCTGTGGTCAGAAACCAAATTTTGTAACACTGTTCCCACCCAAATAATGTGGAAGGTTAAAGTCTCGacaataaaaaacatacatCTCTTCCGTTGTCTTACTGCGCATGTTTGCATAAACATCTCGATACTGTTACTCAGCTAAATCTAAATTGGAATAGCATGTGTTGCAGCAGAAATACCACCCCCTCATCCCCATTACGCTCATAAACTCTTTCTCTGCAAGTTTATCCAGTGATTCACACACAAACCTCCTGCGAAGGTGCTTTAATGAGCCGTCTTTATCCTGGGCCGTTTGCAATGTGCTTTGTGAGTTGCTGAAGTGCACTGCCTAAAAAAGGTCACATTTCAGGCTGTGAATCTCAACACAGTGTGACGTTTGTGTGTCACTAACAAGCTCAGCAGGCATGGTCCCCTGAATTTTTCAATCTGGCGTTGTCTCAAGGCTACATGCGAAACTAAGAGAAATACCACAAAGCTCAGTGACGCATAGTTTTGGCCTATTTGCCTAAACACATTAATTAAAACCAGCAGAACATGAATTTCCACATGTAAATGTGTGAAATTCCCAAGAATGATTAGGATCCtgttttgaaagctctcagTTTCCAGTGTTTAGCTGCAGGCTGCAAAGGTATCTTGCAGATTACAGCCCAGTAGATGGGATTGGAAAGCAACAATACTTGCACTTAATAATATTGCTTAAAGAGCTATTaacagagtaaaaaaaacactaatggGGTCACTGCAGCCCTATTccaattcatgttttttttaatataccgTATGTACTGAAGGTTGAAGAGCTGGTTTATCTGGTCCCATACTGTTGATTTATAAGGAAACATAACATGAGTTGTTCCGTGTTCTCACTTGCTTTATCTGTTTGGCAGTCCAGTACTCTGTTTCAGGAACAGTCCATTCAGGTCTCTGTTCTCTGTCTCTGCTCTATGAAGGTGATATTTCTCCTGGTTGGGTTTActgcagctgaatttgtgttgCGGCGTAAAGCAAGTGCAGGCCTATGGCCAGTCTGCAGGGCTGTACATGCTCTGTGCTGAATGTGAGGCTATGGACTTGTCTCTCTTATCGCAGCACAATCACACTTCCTCATTCCTCCCTGGTGACACACCGCCCCACTCTCTGCTGCATGTTCAGGACACATTCAGCCTCCACACCCTCTAGCTCTCCCATCTTCTTGTTCCTTCTCTCGGTGTCGCCCGGCAGACACCCTGGAGATCAGCTGGAGGTCTGCAGCTGCTGATGAGCCTCTCGATGTCCAGCCTGATCTTCTGGAAGAGGGACTGACACCTGAACCCCTGGAAATCTGATGATCTGATATGCCAGTGTTGGGTGAGctgaataatttttaaatgatgATGGAAATTCAAAACATTCTACAGAGATTTTTACCAGATTTATTTTCACTGCTGTCAGTCTTCCTCATATAGGGTTGTGGCATAAGTGTTGCTGTTATTCATGAGGATGGCCAAGATCCTCATGATCATTGTCGTCAGATGAGTGAGACTTCCCGACTGAAGGTTGTCTCTTACATCTCTCAACACTTGAAGACAATACTCGTGGCCCTCCTATTTAAACATTCCTGAAAATTACACCCATGTGCATCACTCACAGGAGCATTTCAGGCTACTAGAGATCGCAATGAATAGTGCTCCTCAACGTACCTCTCTAATTTTGTAATTGATTGTAGTTTTGTACGGCTATGTCTGTGTATTTAATTTGCCCAATCATAAAAATCCTTAGTTCTAAACAAAGCCTTATTATGCACTTTGTCTTATTTATGATCTCTAACAAATCGCAGTGCTGACGCTGGATGTGTGGCGAGAGATGAAAACTATTTAAATGAGTGTTtacgtaaaaatgtttttcctgtAACTCTAGTCCCTAGTGCCTCAggaacgtgtgtgtgtgtctgtgtgtgttcaaatccgtaCACATCCTAGCCTGTCGCTTGCTGTAATTAATCACTAGGGCCTCTGCAACTTGAGGGGCTCCAGACTGCTAAAAGAAACACGGGGGTCTGTGTTTTGTTCAGTCATGTGTCAAAATATAAATAGCTCGATTTAAAAAACGTTCTGGTCATGAAGTTCGAATTTTGATCCTGAAGCATGAATTCATGTCCATGTCCTGCTTGCTTTGATTTAAGCTAAGCCAAGCACATGGagcttgtttttgtcttttcctCCGATCTGCTCTTGCTCTGGTGTGACACGGAGGATGAGAAATGCAGATGAGAAAGAGAGCAGTTGTTCACAGACAGTGAGGTCCACTGCAGTTCTGACAGGGTTGTGTACTTCAGAGTGTTTTGTACCTCTAAACGCCTGGAAGAAGGATGGGTGTGCACATCTGGCCAAGTTGCATCTGTTTAATTTAGTCCTTGCACTTTGTTATTTCACGGTTGTGAATGCACAGTTGTCTTTGTGCATTCTGTTACAGCAGGGCTCTGTACCTTTCCTGCAGTGCAATTCTGTAATCCTGCTGGATGGATCGTGTGGGCAGGATGCCCCCCAGATCATCTGTCCCAGATGCCATGAGGGGACCCCAGCCTCAGCCCTGCAATCTGCGGAGAACAGCCTGCACAGAGAGAAGGGAGCAGCCCCCTTTCTGCACGCTGCCAGAATGAGGCGGTTCTTCCCCACGGCGGCAGTGTTCCTCTGTCTCCTCTGCTGCAACGTCACACCCTCGGGTAAAGCAACTTTGCAGTgtttttcactaaaataattCCCATTAGAGCTGCTGGTCCACACACACGCTTTCATACTGaactttgctttttaaagctgTTCTGAATGATGTACAGTGCGAATAAGGCCTTGTGCTTGGCCTGAGATGGCGCAGTTCTTTGTGTGCTGATGTGCTGATTCTGTGCTCAGTACCTGATGAAACACAGCCTCGGGAAGTGGACAGTTCCTGagctcctgtccctctcttcagCAGGCGGGCTCTCTCCCCCAGTGAACCTGAACGTGGCCATAGTGGATTTCGTCAGCCAAGTCCAGTGGACCCCAGGACTAGGGGCCCGCCCGGGCACTCTCTACTCCTTACAGATGAAAAACACATTACTGGGGTGAGTCCTGCAGAGACATTGACTTTACTGGCAGACCCAGAAATTTGGAGCTTTGCCTGGGATTAGCAACAAAGCAAGGAAACCATAAGGATTTCACTCACTCAATCAGGGCAGGAGTCCCAATTTCTTTGCCTTTCAGTTGTGACTCTTATGGGTAATGTCTTTCGTGAGCTTTTTAGTGATGGTGGGCTGTTGAAAGCCCAAAGGCTTTATGAGGACAAGTGCAGGAACTCAGATAAATCCATATCcgttatttatattttagaaaGCGTGGCTCTAAAAGTGTGCTGGAACTTTTTCTTTCTCCGGGTTTTTCTTTCTAGCTTAAATCAGACGTGGGAGCAGGTTGAAAACTGCACTGCCATCGAGTCAACGAGTTGCAGGCTGCCGCTGTCGTTTGCCGACATCTACGGGTACTTCTTCATCAGAGTGAGAGCCACCTGGAACGGGAGAGACTCAGACTGGTCCCAGACGAAGCAGTTCCAGCCCTACAGAGATTGTAAGGGTCTTCCCCTCTTCCGTAGTCTGTCGCTTACTGTAGGTTAGTGTCTGCTACAGGGATATCCGAGAGCTCTTTGAAATCCCAGTCAAATCTGGCTTCTACTCGTAGCCCGACCCTGTGTAGCTGAAAGAAATTGTGACATTAACACACATACCTATTTGCATTTTGGTTTTGGGGGGTTTTCAGTTTTTTCAGACTTGGGATACACCCCTGTACAAGACATGAATAAAGACCCCCTCCGCGGACACCCCTGCCTGTCAGAGCTGTTTGTCGCTTGGCACACAGCGCCTGACAGGAGGGGGGGACATCTCTCACTGACCTCGCTGTCGCATGCTGGTCACCGGAGTCACTGTTACAGCAGAACGTGGCCTTGGCAGTGCCCCTCTTTGCATTTACAGCACCACGAGCAGAATTCCATTTGCAGTTGGATACTACTACTGCTGTGCTACTACTAATAATTTATAGAACTTTAATTTAACACCATatgtaatgataaaaaaacagtacagaaataaaatacaattcgTAAAAGACAGGCCCcagtaaaaatatgttttaaattttagatataaaaacagtcaAAGAATCTGCCTCTTGAAGAGTCGCAGGAAGGGCATCAGAGCAGTGAGAGATTTAGTCCCAGGTACACCGAGCAGTGGATCAGCCTCATCTGACCACAGCCTTCGGGAAGCTGGGCATACATGAACGAGTTCAGAAATGAATGATGGAGCCAAATTATTCAGAGCCTTATTTGTCAGTATCAAGATATTTTATTGAATATGTGACTTTATGGGCAACCAATGATGAGATTAAGGGCTTGACCTGTATAAAACTGCACTTGTTCAGTCTGGGGCCACTCCTTTCTGTGACTCCTGCACTCCTCAGCAGTCCTCACAGCTGTGCTTTGGTGCTGGACAGCCCTCTGCAGGGCTTTCCTGTCCCTCCGTTTtcccatttttatttcagtgggAGACCTGCAGAGTTTTTGAAGCAGGCATTTCTTTACTTCTTTTTGTTGCTGCTGCATTGCTAGATGTTGAAATAACTGAGGCCTTGCAGGACTGAACTTCCCATTCTCTCTATCTGTCTTGGCAGCTGACATGAGCCCCCCCATCACCTCCCTGTCGTTTAGCGAGCAGTCCATCTCTGTGCGCGTTCACCACCACATAGCGCCACTGTGGAGAAGCCTGCAGTATGTCATTGAGATGTATGAAACCAGGAAGCCAAAGACAGTGCAGGTAAGGACACCCTGGATAAAGGCGTCTGTTCAGTAATGAGCTGACAGTGATAATGCTAGTCAGTGTGGTATGGAGATGCTTGTTCTGTGTTTTATAACTAGACTGGTAGAGACATGGGTTCATCTCATTACTTTCATTACTTTTAATCCAGCTCTTAAAAGTAAGTAAGAgctaaaataaactgtttttgtctgtgttcAAATATCGTTCTACAAGGACCTGTGCAGACAAGTTCAGCCACTGGGTTTCTCTGCTGTTCTTGCAGCTGGAGTACCTGTCGAACGTCTCCGGGCAAGCCATGCATTGCTTCGAGGGACTGATCCCACAGTACCGCTACTGTGTGAGAGCCAAGGTCATCGCCCACACAGAGAGCCCGCTGTCCCCTGAGAAGTGCATCTCACTGCCCAGCAAGAGTGCAGGTTAGTCGGGAAAGTCTCCCAGTAACATCCCAGTAACATCTGTTTTCCGTACTTCCTTCCCTGCCTGCAGGCTTTCCCAGTCACCCACATCTCCCACATCTGGAACAAAAGAGATTctcttgcatttaaaaccaagaacaggagataCTTCTTCACCCGAAAAgcgagtgtggaacaagctgcccagccatgtggttgatgCTGAtgccttggcttctttcaaggatCAACGTGATAGAAAGCTCAATTAACTAACAGCTAGTTGAGTGGCCTCTGCTCGTGATCATGTTTTTATGACAGACAGTCTGTGTGCTAAAGGCTGTTTGTTGAGCTACAACCAGTGTGTTTGTCCTGCTGGGTGTCAGCCCGTGATGTGTGAAGTGGGAGAGCAGGAGGTCCTGTTTGTCCATAGTCGTGCTGTACTGCACGTTCATCCTCTCTGACTTACAGGCGATTCACATCTGGGTTTGTTTTCTTGCCCGCTACCCCAGTCCACAACTGGAAAATGGTGAGCGCCGTGAGCTGTGCCCTCCTCCTGCTTGCCTTCCTGGCAGTGACCTCCATCCTGCTACTGTTGTGCTACCTGCGGCCCAAGCCTTCGGCGTGCCAGACACCCCGCACACTGGTATGTCATTAAGAGGCTCACTGGCTGCActgccagcaggtggcgctaAAAGGGTTTTGTCCTGCTGATAGGGTTCTTCTCTGTAATGGAGGCTTAGCTCTCTTATTTCAtgaggtgagcagatcacagaacTAGGACTAGGAGAGTGGCAAGCTTTAAAATATGCAAGTTTATAATATCATAATATGTGaggtatgtatttgttgcatgtgtTCAATTGGAAAATCATAGTCTGGCTTCTTGACACAGCTATCCTTTCGCTTAAACTGTTTTTCCTACAAGGATTCTTCtctgcatttaaaaagaaagcacGTTGCAGCAGTGTTATCAGCACCAGTAATAATAgcatccccatctatgaattggcttctttactctgctctcctccccactgagagctggtgtgtggtgagcgttctggcacactatggctgccgtcgcatcatccaggtggggctgcacactggtggtggtggaggggatccccattacctgtaaagcgctttgagtggagtgtccagaaaagcgctatataagtataagcaattaattaaattaaatctcttTTGTGACCAGATGATTTTCAGTGAGGATCCATGCTGGAGACAAAACCTCAAGAATGTGGTCTGGAATCCGAAAGGCACACTGGTATCCAGCCCTGCAGTGTCTGCATGGCACTGTTCCACTGCGCTGGGCAAGTGGGAGTCACAGGATGATCAGTTCCCCTCTGACGCCTTGGTCTCCAGTGAAGTGCCCGATTCCCCCACCAGTCTGCACGTGTACTGCAAGAGGTGCTCGCTGTTCCTGgcacagggagaggaggagccaAGCCCCACGGAGAAGCTGGAGCCACAAGAGCCTCCAACCTCTGGACATGACACAGATGAACAGGAACTGGGTCCTAGCTACAAGCAGGAATTTGGGACTGATGTGGCTGGACAGCCATTTGATAAAATCTTAGAGGACAGTGGGGGCTTCTCTGAGCTTCCTAGTTCCAATCTGCCTCTGGATCATGGACCTGCTGAAGGTGTCCGACCCAAGTTCAGTGAAATCTACTACAAGACCGCTGGTGACTGGGATACAAGTGCCAGTGGTGTGATGTATGGCGACCCACAGCTCTATATCAGTGTCCTGGGGCTCTGTCAGGAGGCCTCAGAGGAGCCTGTTTGCGCCCCTGCTTTGGTGGAGTCAGAAGCCTATGAGCAGACCCTGCTGGGCACAGCTAATCGCGTCTTGCCCACTGGGTATGAATGGCGCCCAGACCCTTGTGCACTTTGATGTAAACGGACACTTGtcctgtctcactgtgacagttCCTGCACGTTCTGACCTGGTTTGATACCTCCTCCGCACCTTGCAACTTCTCAGAGCAGTTCTCAGGGCATGGTCCTTGTCCACTCTTGAGGGCATGTCTGCTAGATAGCAGAGGAGCACCAGAATAGGCTGGCAGCCTCCTGCAGCTGGATTAAAAGCAATGAGGTGAACCTATGTTGTAACATCAACTGGACAATGCATTCCTAGCCAGGAATTCCAAGTCTTAATAATCTCTGACTACTAAATAAATCACTCCTACCCTGTATGGTAATGTGTGTGCTAGTGCTTTAGAGACAATTCTTTGCAGCTTTAGTGCTAGCTGCATTTATCCAGGGGGTGAGTGAAAGAGGAAGATTTTTTAGGGGACCTGCCTGACCAAGTCATTCCTCAGTCTGTCTCACTTGGACCTGAGGTTGGGGTCACACATGGGCATCAGACTACCTCACACCCATTCCCCCACCAGGCACAGAGAGGCAGTGGCACAAAGCTTGGACAGATTCCCACCCAGGGGACAGCCAGGGCTCCCAAGACAGGAGAAAGCCTTTAGAAGACACTGAGTGAACCTGCTGGCACCATACTGAAAATTTCAGCGTACAGCAATTGCAACACATTCATGTTCAGGTTGGGCTCAAGCACTTTTATGCGATGCATTTTAATTCTGGGTGCTGTATTGTAAATGTGGTCCCCATGGGAGGGCACAGACATTGTTGCATCTCTTCAGAACACTGCACACAGCAGATACTTTCTGTGGCAGACGTATTTCTTTCATGCAGCGATTTGGACAGCAGCAGCTCCAGCAGGAAGCAGGAttgcttcctgatgttgttgCTGAATATTTGCATCAAAGGCCTGGATTAAGAACAGGCTAGCTACATAACAGAATACAATGGGGTGGAGACTCTAGACTTTGTCTAACTATGTCTGGGTTCCTGCTTTTTCTTCAATGGGCTCTGGCTCCTGAGACCCAGCCTGTTTGGAGCAGTGGATCCTCAGCAGGTGAAATGGGAAGACTAGCACTGGCGTCTGCAGAGCAGGACCAGTTGGCTGTCCTGCAGGCCTTTGAAGAAACATGCCGCACTGCTTGGAAGTAAAAACCTTTCCCAGCAGCATAATTCTCATATAGAAATGAGAGGTAAACCGCGGTTCTTTAGTCACGCGGTACATACCATGGTGCGTTTTAGCGCAGGTCACTCAAGCTGGTGCTAATCTTTTCTGAAGCTCCCCTCTCTGTCAGGGGCCCAGTAGTACCAGTCCAGAgctatttgttttgtgttttgtcagAATTCATGGTGCAAAAAAACGATATGTGAAAGGATTCATCCTGTCCATGTGACTTGTGCAGCTAGGATCTATGATCTTCTACTGTCAAGTAGGAGGTTCACGGGAGAGTGTTCTGTTTGCTCATAGATACAGATCAGACCTGACAAAAATGTTACCTTCTGCTTGACGGTGCTTTCGTGTAATGAAGAGATGTACATCCCTGCTGCTGTAGGAGGCTGCACATTGCCTCGTAGCCCAGGGGGCCTGGTGAAACTGCCTGTGCACAGTACATAGATATATAGATATATGTAACTGCCTTTGCTACCTCTGGCTTTTTTcatgtgttgttttatttttggtgcACCTGTTGCTTTGCAGTAAATAGGCATCCATGGTAAAGGGAAAAGCTCCATGTTTTACTTACCTACTGCATCTGCTACCTGCAATGGTTCCAGTGAAAAGACAGGTGCTCGTGTCTTGGCAGACCCTGTCTTCCCATTTTTCTCTAGGTCTTTGTGCTCTTCCAGACCCCAGCTTCACTAACGGACAGTTACACATGAGGATACGCCATTCGGCCCATCTGGCTACTgtcattgatcccaggatcctGTTGGTTGCCTATCAGGTGCCTCTTCTTTCTTAAGTCAAGTCAAATtaaatgaagttaaaaaaaaatgtggaacagaaggttttggaagaaaacattCTGCTTGTTCAAAGCAAAAATTGGATTCtgaatcttatttttttcatcagtgTTTTTTGTGTTGTCCGATAGCACACTTTTATGCACTAGATTTTATTTTCCAGGTTACTGTTAATTTGTAAAGAATGTTTCAATTTTCAGTTATAAATATTGGCTGTGTTATTATTTTTGCTTGTATCTGTCTCTGTTGTCTTTGGTATTGTTTTACACTAAAATGTTTTGAGATtgtcaaataaaataaagattattttttaaaatagccaCCCCCAAAACATAAATCACTTTCCTTCACAAACTTCAAGCCACTGTTGTGCTCCAGGTCCTGCACTCTTAAAGGAACGTCTAAAAATGGCAGAAGAGGGGCGAATGTTTCCATTGTCAGTTATAAAAATTGTCCTGGTTTCTCAGTACTGGGGACAGCCccataaaaacacaaatgggGCATTTGTCTCCATAGTTCCTTTATGATTGCAGCACCTGCAGTGAAGTTCCACTGGGGTTtcaatgaaaacacaagcattccaaatgaagaaatgaagaaaGTGCATGTTTCACATCCTATAAGATGATTTCCACTGAATTTGACGGTAACCTCCCTGTTGTCTGTGTTTTAACCTCTCTGGTACTGAGCAGACTGATTGGGTTCTGTCACAGACTGTCTGAGAACCACTGCAGTGAATGGCGGCGCAGAGCAGTACATTGCAGTTACACAAAGCTCATCTCATATTAATTATCACATCAAACTGCCAAGCTGTTGGAAACAGCATAACCACCTGTTACCATATCTGACTTCAGAATTGCACCTCCGAAGTTCCTCCGTTGTGGCAGCGTTACATCATTCAGCAGGGAGTGATCTTGTTTTGGAATATGGTTTTCTACGATACAACCGGGGCAGGACAGCAGTAATTAGCCTATTTCAGCTGACAGCTTATAGTGGCAGATAGTGGCAACTAGAGGTCAGGATGTAAAGGTCTCTCTTGTGTAAATAGATTCACATATGGTTAATTACATAATTGGTGAAGGGCTGAGAGACATTCACAGATGGGTTTAATCTAGAATAGTTTGGTATAGAAAGAGATTCCCGGTAATAGCTGGTATTGGGTATTGCTAGTAGCTGTTATTGTGTAGCTGGTATTGGGTATTGGTAAgtgagtgtactgtatatatactgtatactaaatgTATATATTCTAGAGCTTTTCTACAATACATTCTCGTTGCACTGTTCTTCATGTTCTGAGCATGTGCTCATGCCTCGTGCCGCCATCACAGAAATATGCAGGAGCAGAGTTAGTAATCACAGCTGAGAGGTGAAAAGCTCTAAATACAATTCTAGTG
This DNA window, taken from Lepisosteus oculatus isolate fLepOcu1 chromosome 23, fLepOcu1.hap2, whole genome shotgun sequence, encodes the following:
- the crfb12 gene encoding cytokine receptor family member B12 isoform X2, which encodes MRRFFPTAAVFLCLLCCNVTPSGGLSPPVNLNVAIVDFVSQVQWTPGLGARPGTLYSLQMKNTLLGLNQTWEQVENCTAIESTSCRLPLSFADIYGYFFIRVRATWNGRDSDWSQTKQFQPYRDSDMSPPITSLSFSEQSISVRVHHHIAPLWRSLQYVIEMYETRKPKTVQLEYLSNVSGQAMHCFEGLIPQYRYCVRAKVIAHTESPLSPEKCISLPSKSAVHNWKMVSAVSCALLLLAFLAVTSILLLLCYLRPKPSACQTPRTLMIFSEDPCWRQNLKNVVWNPKGTLVSSPAVSAWHCSTALGKWESQDDQFPSDALVSSEVPDSPTSLHVYCKRCSLFLAQGEEEPSPTEKLEPQEPPTSGHDTDEQELGPSYKQEFGTDVAGQPFDKILEDSGGFSELPSSNLPLDHGPAEGVRPKFSEIYYKTAGDWDTSASGVMYGDPQLYISVLGLCQEASEEPVCAPALVESEAYEQTLLGTANRVLPTGYEWRPDPCAL
- the crfb12 gene encoding cytokine receptor family member B12 isoform X1; amino-acid sequence: MRRFFPTAAVFLCLLCCNVTPSAGGLSPPVNLNVAIVDFVSQVQWTPGLGARPGTLYSLQMKNTLLGLNQTWEQVENCTAIESTSCRLPLSFADIYGYFFIRVRATWNGRDSDWSQTKQFQPYRDSDMSPPITSLSFSEQSISVRVHHHIAPLWRSLQYVIEMYETRKPKTVQLEYLSNVSGQAMHCFEGLIPQYRYCVRAKVIAHTESPLSPEKCISLPSKSAVHNWKMVSAVSCALLLLAFLAVTSILLLLCYLRPKPSACQTPRTLMIFSEDPCWRQNLKNVVWNPKGTLVSSPAVSAWHCSTALGKWESQDDQFPSDALVSSEVPDSPTSLHVYCKRCSLFLAQGEEEPSPTEKLEPQEPPTSGHDTDEQELGPSYKQEFGTDVAGQPFDKILEDSGGFSELPSSNLPLDHGPAEGVRPKFSEIYYKTAGDWDTSASGVMYGDPQLYISVLGLCQEASEEPVCAPALVESEAYEQTLLGTANRVLPTGYEWRPDPCAL